A DNA window from Daucus carota subsp. sativus chromosome 3, DH1 v3.0, whole genome shotgun sequence contains the following coding sequences:
- the LOC108214465 gene encoding uncharacterized protein LOC108214465 yields MLHSAKKLILQHVWRRSRSAQIFRQNFHVILRRGNDRMNHIWVAAITKIWTTPWVMNIDITFAKMVLLLLLKSSLKFQDCYLEYSKMLQLKELPSSTFSACCIQFCGILCR; encoded by the exons ATGCTTCACAGCGCAAAGAAACTTATCCTGCAACATGTATGGAGAAGATCTAGATCTGCTCAAATCTTTAGACAGAACTTTCATGTAATTTTGAG GAGAGGAAATGACCGAATGAATCATATCTGGGTGGCAGCAATCACGAAAATTTGGACTACTCCTTGGGTTATGAACATAGACATTACATTCGCCAAGATGGTGCTGCTGTTGCTTCTCAAAAGCAGTCTGAAGTTTCAAGATTG CTATTTGGAATATAGCAAAATGCTACAACTAAAGGAGCTCCCCAGCTCGACATTTTCTGCTTGCTGCATACAATTTTGTGGCATCTTGTGTA GATGA